The proteins below come from a single Prolixibacter sp. NT017 genomic window:
- the leuC gene encoding 3-isopropylmalate dehydratase large subunit has translation MSSAPKTLFDKIWDAHVVEHVDGGPDVFYIDRHFIHEVTSPVAFGGLERRGLKVFRPEKTVATPDHNVPTEGQELPIQELLSRKQVDTLTANCEKHNIGLYGLNHPFHGIVHVIGPELGITKPGMTIVCGDSHTSTHGAFGSIAFGIGTSEVEMVLASQCILQPKPKKMRINVEGELHPGVTAKDIALYIISKISTSGGTGHFIEYAGSAIQSLSMEGRMTLCNMSIESGARGGMIAPDEVTFEYIKGREFAPKGEEWEKQLAYWKTLKSDDDAVFDLEYTYDAADISPMITYGTNPGMGIGVDGAIPTGEDMGKSDRFTFNKSLEYMGFHPGDKMLGKQVDYVFIGSCTNGRIEDFRTFTEFVKGKKKADNITAWLVPGSHQVEAQIREEGLVEILEEAGFELRQPGCSACLAMNEDKIPAGKYAVSTSNRNFEGRQGPGARTMLASPIMAAAAAVTGRVTDPRDFL, from the coding sequence ATGAGTTCAGCACCAAAAACACTTTTTGACAAAATATGGGATGCTCATGTGGTTGAGCATGTGGACGGTGGCCCCGATGTTTTTTACATCGACCGCCACTTTATCCACGAAGTAACCAGCCCGGTTGCATTTGGTGGTTTGGAACGTCGCGGTTTGAAAGTTTTCCGTCCGGAAAAAACCGTGGCAACCCCCGACCATAACGTTCCGACGGAAGGACAGGAACTTCCTATTCAGGAATTGCTCTCTCGTAAGCAGGTCGATACGCTGACTGCGAATTGCGAAAAGCACAACATTGGCCTTTACGGCCTGAACCACCCTTTCCATGGCATTGTCCATGTGATTGGTCCCGAGTTGGGAATCACCAAACCTGGGATGACCATCGTTTGTGGTGACAGTCATACCTCGACTCACGGCGCATTCGGTAGCATAGCTTTCGGAATTGGAACCAGCGAGGTGGAGATGGTATTGGCCAGTCAATGCATTCTTCAGCCCAAACCGAAGAAAATGCGAATTAATGTAGAAGGAGAATTGCATCCAGGCGTTACCGCGAAAGATATTGCCCTTTACATTATTTCGAAGATTTCTACTTCGGGTGGTACCGGACACTTCATCGAATATGCTGGCTCGGCCATTCAAAGCTTGTCGATGGAAGGCCGCATGACACTTTGCAACATGAGTATCGAAAGTGGTGCGCGTGGCGGAATGATTGCTCCAGACGAGGTGACTTTCGAATACATCAAAGGACGAGAATTTGCGCCGAAAGGTGAAGAATGGGAAAAGCAGCTTGCCTACTGGAAGACGCTGAAATCAGATGACGATGCGGTTTTCGATTTGGAATATACGTACGATGCTGCTGATATCTCACCGATGATCACTTACGGAACCAATCCCGGAATGGGCATTGGCGTTGACGGTGCCATTCCTACCGGCGAAGATATGGGAAAAAGCGACCGCTTTACTTTCAACAAATCGTTGGAGTATATGGGATTCCATCCTGGCGACAAGATGCTGGGCAAGCAGGTCGACTATGTTTTTATCGGAAGTTGTACCAACGGCCGTATTGAGGATTTCCGGACATTCACAGAGTTTGTGAAGGGAAAGAAGAAAGCCGATAATATCACAGCGTGGCTGGTACCCGGCTCTCATCAGGTCGAAGCGCAGATTCGGGAGGAAGGCCTCGTAGAAATTCTGGAAGAAGCCGGTTTCGAATTACGTCAACCCGGTTGTTCAGCCTGTTTGGCCATGAACGAAGACAAGATTCCGGCGGGAAAATACGCCGTCTCTACTTCGAACCGAAACTTCGAAGGACGTCAGGGGCCCGGAGCCCGTACCATGCTGGCCAGCCCGATAATGGCTGCAGCAGCTGCAGTAACCGGTCGTGTAACCGATCCGCGTGATTTTTTATAA
- a CDS encoding 2-isopropylmalate synthase: MDDNRVYVFDTTLRDGEQVPGCQLNTIEKIEVAKALELLGVDVIEAGFPISSPGDFNSVVELSKAVTWPTICALTRAVEKDIDVAADALKYAKRGRIHTGIGTSPYHIKYKLNSNQDEILERAVAAVKYAKKYVEDVEFYAEDAGRTDNVYLARVIEAVIKAGATVVNIPDTTGYCLPNEFGEKIRFLKENVKGIDKAIISTHCHNDLGMATANTVSGIMNGARQVEVTINGIGERAGNTSLEEVVMTLRSHKELDLHTNINSKNIYKTSRLVSSLMNMPVQPNKAIVGRNAFAHSSGIHQDGVLKNRENYEIIDPAEVGINESSILLTARSGRAALKHRLEVLGYKLDKEKVDEIYEDFLKLADKKKQIKDDDLLVLLGELGKGERRIKLDFLQVVTGKNMVPMATVKLDIAGEKFTATESGNGPVDAAISAVKDIIHRKVVLEEFLIQAITRGSDDIGKVHMQVEADGVIYNGFGAHTDIVTASVEAFIDAINKIGNGSGNKI; the protein is encoded by the coding sequence ATGGATGATAACAGGGTATATGTATTTGATACCACACTGCGAGATGGAGAGCAGGTACCGGGTTGCCAGCTGAATACGATTGAGAAAATCGAAGTAGCCAAGGCCCTGGAACTGCTAGGGGTCGACGTGATTGAAGCCGGCTTTCCTATTTCCAGCCCGGGCGATTTTAATTCGGTGGTCGAACTGTCGAAAGCGGTTACCTGGCCAACCATTTGTGCCCTGACCCGTGCGGTGGAGAAAGATATCGATGTAGCTGCCGATGCACTGAAATATGCCAAGCGTGGACGAATCCATACTGGTATTGGTACATCACCATATCACATTAAATATAAACTGAATTCCAACCAGGACGAAATTCTTGAACGTGCTGTGGCTGCTGTAAAATATGCCAAGAAGTATGTTGAAGACGTCGAGTTTTATGCTGAAGATGCTGGTCGTACGGACAATGTTTATCTGGCCAGAGTAATTGAGGCTGTGATTAAAGCGGGTGCGACAGTTGTAAACATTCCGGATACAACGGGGTACTGTCTTCCGAATGAGTTCGGCGAGAAAATCCGTTTCCTGAAAGAGAATGTAAAAGGAATCGATAAAGCCATTATCTCGACTCACTGTCATAACGATTTGGGTATGGCTACCGCGAATACCGTATCCGGAATTATGAATGGTGCCCGCCAGGTAGAGGTAACTATCAATGGTATCGGTGAGCGTGCCGGAAACACTTCATTGGAAGAAGTGGTGATGACGCTTCGTTCTCACAAGGAGTTGGATTTGCATACCAATATCAACTCAAAAAATATTTACAAAACCAGCCGCCTGGTTTCCAGTTTGATGAACATGCCGGTGCAACCGAACAAAGCGATTGTTGGTCGGAATGCATTCGCTCACTCGAGTGGTATTCACCAGGACGGTGTACTGAAAAACCGAGAAAACTACGAGATCATCGATCCGGCGGAGGTGGGAATCAACGAATCTTCTATCCTGCTGACAGCCCGTAGTGGTCGTGCCGCATTGAAGCACCGTCTCGAAGTTCTGGGATACAAACTGGACAAAGAAAAGGTGGACGAAATTTACGAAGACTTCCTGAAACTGGCCGATAAGAAGAAGCAGATCAAGGACGACGATCTGTTGGTACTGCTCGGCGAATTGGGTAAAGGAGAACGTCGGATTAAGCTTGACTTCCTGCAGGTGGTGACCGGAAAAAATATGGTTCCAATGGCTACCGTGAAGCTGGATATTGCCGGCGAGAAATTCACAGCCACCGAATCAGGTAATGGTCCTGTCGATGCGGCGATTTCAGCTGTTAAAGATATCATTCACCGCAAGGTGGTTCTGGAAGAGTTTCTTATTCAGGCGATTACTCGTGGAAGTGATGATATTGGTAAAGTGCACATGCAGGTGGAAGCCGACGGCGTTATTTACAACGGCTTTGGCGCCCACACCGATATTGTGACTGCTTCGGTTGAGGCCTTCATCGATGCGATTAACAAAATAGGAAACGGTTCAGGTAATAAAATCTGA
- the ilvC gene encoding ketol-acid reductoisomerase, with amino-acid sequence MAKMNFGGVEENVVTREEFPLAKAQETLKDETIAVLGYGVQGPGQSLNLRDNGFNVIVGQRKNSKSWDKAVADGWVPGETLFELEEACEKATIIQYLLSDAGQISLWPTVKKHLTPGKALYFSHGFAVTYKERTGIIPPEDVDVILVAPKGSGTSLRRMFLEGRGLNSSFAIFQDATGKAKDRVVALGIGVGSGYLFETTFKREVYSDLTGERGTLMGAIQGIFAAQYEVLRKNGHTPSEAFNETVEELTQSLMPLVAENGMDWMYANCSTTAQRGALDWWKKFRDATQPVFEELYSEVAAGNEAQRSIDSNSKSDYRVKLEAELKELHDSEMWKAGATVRQLRPENNG; translated from the coding sequence ATGGCTAAAATGAATTTTGGCGGCGTCGAAGAAAATGTGGTGACCCGCGAAGAATTTCCTCTTGCGAAAGCGCAGGAAACACTCAAAGATGAAACTATCGCCGTACTCGGTTACGGTGTACAGGGACCCGGTCAGTCGCTAAATCTTCGTGATAACGGATTTAATGTCATCGTCGGTCAGCGGAAAAATTCCAAATCATGGGATAAGGCTGTTGCCGACGGTTGGGTACCCGGCGAAACTCTTTTCGAACTGGAAGAAGCTTGCGAAAAAGCAACAATTATTCAATATCTGCTATCCGATGCCGGCCAGATTTCTCTATGGCCTACCGTGAAAAAGCATTTAACTCCCGGAAAAGCCCTTTACTTTTCTCATGGATTTGCGGTAACGTATAAAGAACGTACCGGTATTATTCCTCCGGAAGACGTAGATGTAATTCTGGTGGCCCCGAAAGGTTCGGGTACCAGTTTGCGTCGTATGTTCCTCGAAGGTCGTGGACTGAACTCCAGCTTCGCTATCTTCCAGGATGCTACCGGAAAAGCCAAAGACCGTGTTGTTGCACTGGGAATTGGCGTTGGTTCAGGTTACCTGTTCGAAACCACTTTCAAACGTGAAGTATACTCCGATTTGACAGGTGAGCGCGGTACCCTGATGGGTGCCATCCAGGGAATTTTTGCAGCTCAGTACGAAGTGCTGCGTAAAAACGGACATACACCTTCCGAGGCTTTCAACGAAACTGTTGAGGAGTTGACCCAGAGTTTGATGCCTTTGGTGGCTGAAAACGGAATGGACTGGATGTATGCCAATTGTTCGACTACCGCTCAGCGCGGTGCGTTGGATTGGTGGAAGAAATTTCGCGATGCAACCCAGCCGGTCTTTGAAGAACTGTACAGCGAAGTGGCTGCCGGAAATGAAGCGCAACGTTCGATCGATTCCAACAGCAAGTCTGACTATCGAGTCAAGTTGGAGGCGGAATTGAAGGAATTGCACGATTCTGAAATGTGGAAAGCAGGTGCCACCGTGCGCCAATTGCGTCCCGAAAATAACGGCTAA
- the ilvN gene encoding acetolactate synthase small subunit, which yields MKEEFIISAYSENHIGLLNRITIIFTRRKVNIESLTVSESALRGISKFTIVVREERSRVENIVKQIEKQVDVLKAYFHTNEEMIFQEIALYKVPTQALMESDQIERMVRKHNARILEITKDYTVIEKTGHKEETQELFEGLNKFGVLQFIRSGRVAITRSANERLSEFLAERDALLASIEMKSN from the coding sequence ATGAAAGAAGAATTTATCATATCGGCATACAGCGAAAACCACATCGGTTTGCTGAACCGCATCACCATTATATTCACGCGCCGGAAAGTCAACATCGAAAGTCTGACCGTTTCGGAATCGGCGCTGCGCGGAATTTCCAAATTCACCATCGTGGTTCGTGAAGAGCGTTCGCGTGTGGAGAATATTGTGAAACAAATTGAAAAGCAGGTGGACGTGCTGAAGGCATATTTTCACACCAATGAGGAGATGATCTTCCAGGAGATTGCTTTGTACAAAGTCCCTACCCAGGCCCTGATGGAATCGGACCAGATTGAACGGATGGTGCGGAAACACAATGCCCGTATCCTTGAGATTACCAAGGATTACACGGTCATCGAAAAGACGGGGCACAAGGAAGAGACGCAGGAGCTCTTTGAAGGACTCAATAAGTTTGGAGTTCTGCAATTTATTCGTTCCGGTCGTGTGGCCATTACCCGCTCTGCAAACGAGCGTCTTTCGGAATTCCTTGCCGAGCGGGATGCACTCCTGGCAAGCATTGAAATGAAATCGAATTAA